A genome region from Rubrobacter calidifluminis includes the following:
- a CDS encoding metallophosphoesterase family protein, translating to MRIAHVSDTHLGYSRYAKLCPKTHRNQREVDASDAYRRAVDAILERDVDLVVHSGDVFDTIRPATHVIVDFLRESHRILREDIPYVGIAGNHETPRLRSTTAALAYANLLGADFAYGFEPDKVRLEAGGATVCVTLLPHGAVADRDLVVNPDGEADLNILVTHGTVPGLEIQGHELGQVDLPEGVLDLGFDYVALGHYHGFGRHGKVSCYAGATERFSFAEVDFEPGFALVEISGDGLEIEHVPIAARPMIDLPAIDARGMDGAALTEAIRERVSREELDGAIVRLKVTGAASGIGGEVDRALLRELRGRCLNFSLEVSGAEPGAGGAEEAPASATFGPLEEEFEGFVRARRENGEMDEGFAQDFLRRGLGYLQRAGEEERGGAA from the coding sequence GTGCGCATAGCCCACGTCTCGGACACCCACCTGGGGTACAGCCGCTACGCGAAGCTCTGCCCCAAGACCCACCGCAACCAGCGGGAGGTCGACGCCAGCGACGCCTACCGCCGGGCCGTCGACGCGATCCTGGAGCGGGACGTGGACCTCGTCGTCCACTCCGGGGACGTCTTCGACACCATCCGGCCCGCGACGCACGTCATCGTGGACTTCCTCCGGGAGTCGCACCGCATCCTGAGGGAGGACATACCCTACGTCGGGATCGCCGGCAACCACGAGACCCCCCGCCTGCGCTCGACGACGGCGGCGCTGGCCTACGCCAACCTGCTCGGGGCGGACTTCGCCTACGGCTTCGAGCCGGATAAAGTCCGGCTCGAGGCCGGGGGGGCCACGGTCTGCGTGACCCTGCTCCCGCACGGGGCGGTCGCCGACCGCGACCTCGTGGTGAACCCCGACGGGGAGGCCGACCTGAACATCCTGGTCACCCACGGCACCGTGCCCGGGCTCGAGATCCAGGGGCACGAGCTCGGCCAGGTCGACCTGCCGGAGGGCGTGCTCGACTTGGGCTTCGACTACGTCGCGCTCGGCCACTACCACGGCTTCGGCCGGCACGGGAAGGTCTCCTGCTACGCCGGGGCGACCGAGCGCTTCAGCTTCGCCGAGGTGGACTTCGAGCCGGGCTTCGCGCTCGTGGAGATCTCCGGGGACGGGCTCGAGATCGAACACGTCCCGATCGCGGCCCGCCCCATGATCGACCTGCCCGCGATAGACGCCCGCGGGATGGACGGCGCGGCCCTCACGGAGGCGATCCGGGAGCGGGTCTCGCGGGAGGAGCTGGACGGGGCGATCGTCCGCCTGAAGGTGACCGGAGCCGCGTCCGGGATAGGCGGCGAGGTGGACCGGGCCCTCCTGCGCGAGCTGCGGGGGCGCTGCCTGAACTTCAGCCTCGAGGTGAGCGGGGCGGAGCCGGGCGCCGGGGGAGCAGAGGAGGCGCCCGCCTCCGCGACCTTCGGGCCGCTCGAGGAGGAGTTCGAGGGCTTCGTGCGCGCCCGGCGTGAGAACGGGGAGATGGACGAAGGCTTCGCGCAGGACTTCCTGCGCCGTGGGCTCGGGTATCTGCAGCGGGCCGGGGAGGAAGAGAGGGGGGGAGCGGCGTGA
- a CDS encoding ATP-binding protein — protein sequence MIHPEFIDQRSGPVGRVVTSEEYPATAHEFYFWTAETEAARRLDIGHIVAAESEDATAIAVLDDPRRYSDLESFLDDFYAYDGDPALEALSERVEILVWCARVLDTCHRDPDRKSRRPVRSGPVYFATRRAIEFALGVEDFSGRRIPLLLHENGNEVDGGPQRTPLYVDEDYLLGPEAGHLNITGMSGLSTKTSHALFTIASIFQNVPDKKVAALMFNVKGADLLFLDKPVEPPQDAPDLAARYERAGQGGLSEEERRMYRALGLEERPFENFRVFAPLRYGVRGGVGTLDAASVSAGELNTLRNTPAESGCVYPIVWELGDVLPYAGRIFDPADYDDKFRGFVEELKARDIRTMADYEGLMREIEDYFQDAEDEGKTVSTWHGHHVATIRKAYNRFSGLPSKCAGLLVHGRVDYGGLPRVEDPFEDREMRVVDISQLSGVPQDLIVTSVIGRIWEMAEQGKLGVDKLIIFVDELNKYAPSGAKSSPLKETLVDISARGRHLNLTLFGAQQFRSKVDDEVVGNAATSLYGRIGDEEITNASYRSFSQTTREELLSLEKGRLLLRHAHYAVPVFGRFPRPPVLMGRQGTDIFGSRNLDIAEEVQATIRSLGHTPPSLPEVRALVEGVPKEKVIEELNRVRASFRNGMRGDPYRVLKRELGGGARRYDGRGSRILRGIDRLEG from the coding sequence ATGATACACCCGGAGTTCATAGACCAGAGATCCGGCCCGGTGGGTCGCGTGGTGACCAGCGAGGAGTACCCGGCCACGGCCCACGAGTTCTACTTCTGGACGGCCGAGACCGAGGCGGCCCGCCGTCTGGACATCGGGCACATCGTCGCGGCCGAGAGCGAGGACGCCACGGCCATCGCCGTCCTCGACGACCCCCGGCGCTACTCGGACCTCGAGAGTTTCCTCGACGACTTCTACGCCTACGACGGCGACCCGGCGCTGGAGGCGCTCTCCGAGCGGGTCGAGATCCTGGTGTGGTGCGCCCGCGTCCTCGACACCTGCCACCGCGATCCGGACCGGAAGAGCCGTCGGCCGGTCAGGAGCGGCCCGGTCTACTTCGCCACCCGCCGGGCGATAGAGTTCGCCCTGGGGGTGGAGGATTTCTCCGGCAGGAGGATCCCGCTGCTTTTGCACGAGAACGGCAACGAGGTCGACGGGGGCCCGCAGCGCACCCCCCTCTACGTCGACGAGGACTACCTGCTCGGGCCCGAAGCCGGCCACCTCAACATTACCGGCATGAGCGGGCTTTCCACCAAGACCAGCCACGCCCTCTTCACCATCGCGAGCATCTTCCAGAACGTCCCCGACAAGAAGGTCGCCGCCCTGATGTTCAACGTCAAAGGCGCGGACCTGCTGTTCCTGGACAAGCCGGTCGAGCCCCCGCAGGACGCCCCGGACCTCGCCGCCCGCTACGAGCGGGCCGGTCAGGGGGGTCTGAGCGAGGAAGAGCGCCGGATGTACCGGGCGCTCGGGCTCGAGGAGAGGCCCTTCGAGAATTTCAGGGTCTTCGCCCCGCTGCGCTACGGGGTCCGTGGTGGGGTGGGAACCCTGGACGCCGCCTCCGTCTCCGCCGGCGAGCTCAACACGCTGCGCAACACCCCGGCGGAGAGCGGGTGCGTCTACCCGATCGTCTGGGAGCTCGGGGACGTCCTGCCCTACGCCGGCAGGATCTTCGACCCCGCAGATTACGACGACAAGTTCCGCGGCTTCGTCGAGGAGCTCAAAGCCCGCGATATAAGGACCATGGCGGACTACGAGGGCCTCATGCGCGAGATAGAAGACTACTTCCAGGACGCCGAGGACGAGGGCAAGACCGTCTCGACCTGGCACGGACACCACGTCGCGACGATCCGCAAGGCGTACAACCGTTTCAGCGGCCTGCCGAGCAAGTGCGCGGGGCTCCTGGTGCACGGGAGGGTCGACTACGGCGGGCTGCCGCGGGTGGAGGACCCCTTCGAGGACAGGGAGATGCGGGTGGTGGACATCTCCCAGCTCTCCGGGGTGCCGCAGGATCTGATCGTCACCAGCGTCATCGGGCGTATCTGGGAGATGGCCGAGCAGGGGAAGCTGGGGGTGGACAAGCTGATCATCTTCGTCGACGAGCTCAACAAGTACGCGCCCTCCGGCGCGAAGAGCTCCCCGCTCAAGGAGACGCTCGTGGATATCTCGGCCCGCGGGCGGCACCTGAACCTGACGCTCTTCGGGGCGCAGCAGTTTCGCAGCAAGGTCGACGACGAGGTCGTCGGCAACGCCGCGACGAGCCTCTACGGCAGGATCGGGGACGAGGAGATCACGAACGCCAGCTACCGCTCGTTCTCCCAGACGACCCGCGAGGAGCTGCTCTCGCTCGAGAAGGGGCGCCTGCTGCTGCGCCACGCCCACTACGCCGTTCCCGTCTTCGGGCGTTTCCCGCGCCCGCCGGTTCTGATGGGCCGGCAGGGGACGGACATCTTCGGCTCCCGGAACCTCGACATAGCCGAGGAGGTGCAGGCCACGATCCGCAGCCTCGGGCACACCCCGCCCTCCCTGCCGGAGGTGCGGGCGCTGGTGGAGGGGGTGCCGAAGGAGAAGGTGATCGAGGAGCTGAACAGGGTGAGGGCGTCTTTTCGCAACGGGATGCGGGGGGACCCGTACCGGGTCCTGAAGAGGGAGCTCGGGGGCGGGGCCCGCAGATACGACGGGAGGGGCTCGCGCATCCTGCGCGGGATAGACCGTCTGGAGGGCTGA
- a CDS encoding M20/M25/M40 family metallo-hydrolase: MAADDLNRLLDDARDGFLEELVEFLRIPSISAQGGERFRECAGWVRRKLEDLGAEAEIFETGGHPVVYAELGEGERTLLSYGHYDVQPPEPLELWESDPFDPVVRDGVLYARGVADDKGDVLSRIQAIRLYRRLYGELPFRVKFLVEGEEEVGSPNLGGFVRSNAQRLSADACLWEGGAKDEGGRPVVCCGTKGLAYVELRTRGASHDLHSMYGGIAPNPVWRLVQVLRTIKDERGEITLEGFLEMADEPTEEDREAIAKIPFDGGALMESWGVSAFDRNLSGREVLEEYLLRPTANIAGIQSGYTGPGSKTIVPAEAFVKMDFRLVSGQSPKAVVELLRRHLHEHGFDDVEVVEMHGVEPAKTPVDSPVVKTSVAAWEDCGRDDAVVYPTIGGSGPTSLIATELGIPTVMTGNVAFAGSRIHSPNECVRLEDYFETVAYFTRFFRRFADER, from the coding sequence ATGGCGGCGGACGATCTGAACCGGCTGCTGGATGACGCCAGGGACGGGTTCCTCGAGGAGCTGGTCGAGTTCCTGCGGATACCTTCGATCTCCGCCCAGGGTGGCGAGCGCTTCCGGGAGTGTGCCGGGTGGGTCCGGCGGAAGCTGGAGGACCTCGGGGCGGAAGCGGAGATATTCGAGACCGGAGGTCACCCCGTGGTCTACGCGGAGCTCGGGGAGGGAGAGAGGACGCTCCTCTCCTACGGGCACTACGACGTGCAGCCGCCGGAGCCGCTGGAGCTCTGGGAGAGCGACCCCTTCGACCCGGTCGTGCGCGACGGAGTCCTCTACGCCCGCGGGGTTGCCGACGACAAGGGGGACGTGCTCTCGCGCATCCAGGCCATAAGGCTCTACCGCAGGCTCTACGGCGAGCTCCCCTTCCGGGTGAAGTTCCTGGTCGAGGGCGAGGAGGAGGTCGGGAGCCCCAACCTCGGGGGCTTCGTGAGGTCGAACGCGCAGAGGCTTTCGGCCGACGCCTGCCTGTGGGAGGGCGGGGCGAAGGACGAAGGGGGGAGGCCCGTCGTCTGCTGCGGCACCAAGGGGCTCGCCTACGTCGAGCTCAGGACGCGCGGAGCCTCCCACGACCTGCACAGCATGTACGGCGGGATCGCGCCGAACCCGGTCTGGCGGCTGGTTCAGGTGCTGCGCACGATAAAGGACGAGCGCGGCGAGATCACGCTCGAAGGCTTCCTGGAGATGGCCGACGAGCCCACCGAAGAAGACCGTGAGGCGATAGCGAAGATCCCCTTCGACGGCGGGGCGCTCATGGAGTCCTGGGGGGTCTCCGCCTTCGACCGGAACCTCTCTGGACGGGAGGTGCTCGAGGAGTACCTGCTGCGCCCGACGGCGAACATCGCCGGCATCCAGTCCGGCTACACCGGCCCCGGCTCGAAGACGATCGTCCCCGCAGAGGCCTTCGTGAAGATGGACTTCCGCCTCGTCTCCGGACAGAGCCCGAAGGCCGTGGTCGAGCTTCTGCGCCGCCACCTCCACGAGCACGGCTTCGACGACGTGGAGGTCGTCGAGATGCACGGCGTGGAGCCGGCCAAGACCCCGGTCGACTCCCCGGTCGTGAAGACCTCGGTCGCCGCCTGGGAGGACTGCGGCCGCGACGACGCCGTCGTCTACCCGACCATCGGGGGCAGCGGCCCGACCTCGCTCATCGCCACCGAGCTCGGCATCCCGACGGTCATGACCGGCAACGTGGCGTTCGCCGGCAGCCGCATCCACTCCCCCAACGAGTGCGTCAGGCTCGAGGACTACTTCGAGACCGTGGCGTACTTCACCCGCTTCTTCCGACGCTTCGCCGATGAGCGATAG
- a CDS encoding CAP domain-containing protein gives MAGRPALAFGAASVLVLITFTCCGLSAHAKASGSQPAGGYVTRCGGGKIFLKASEMRTFVLHNRIRRRHHLRPFCLNPKLERAARAHSRAMIRRDFFAHGDVGRRLHRFGYRWSRCAENIAWGQKSLGSPHNIMRSWMHSPPHRQNILDSYLHEVGVGTSSGTYKNHHHVTMYTVDFGTRSPRR, from the coding sequence ATGGCTGGACGTCCGGCTCTCGCATTCGGTGCGGCATCGGTTCTCGTGCTCATCACCTTCACCTGTTGCGGCCTATCCGCCCACGCAAAGGCGTCCGGAAGTCAGCCCGCTGGGGGATACGTGACCCGGTGCGGCGGCGGCAAGATCTTCCTGAAAGCGAGTGAAATGCGCACCTTCGTGCTCCACAACCGGATCCGACGTCGCCACCACCTCAGACCATTCTGCCTCAACCCGAAACTCGAACGGGCCGCCCGGGCTCATTCCCGAGCCATGATAAGACGCGACTTCTTCGCCCACGGCGACGTCGGCCGGAGGCTGCACCGCTTCGGATACCGCTGGTCCCGCTGTGCGGAGAACATCGCCTGGGGCCAGAAATCCCTGGGATCACCGCACAACATCATGCGCTCATGGATGCACAGCCCACCTCATCGCCAAAACATCCTCGATTCCTACCTGCACGAGGTGGGCGTAGGCACCAGCTCCGGAACCTACAAAAATCACCACCACGTGACGATGTATACCGTGGACTTCGGTACGAGATCACCCCGCCGGTAA
- a CDS encoding LPXTG cell wall anchor domain-containing protein has product MKKVMLLAAMLAMVLAVAAPAFAQAVGANTQSGGATGVQSGNNDVQCVQNAVQQEAGKAQYNQYGNNYNIQQIAQTCDISVTQVQSIISSVSSSAPASSTPASSQYSSSSGASSSAAAATSVLPNTGGASVVALGAGALLVGGGLVARRMLR; this is encoded by the coding sequence TTGAAGAAGGTAATGCTGTTGGCCGCGATGCTGGCGATGGTGCTGGCTGTGGCCGCCCCGGCCTTCGCGCAGGCTGTCGGGGCGAACACCCAGAGCGGCGGCGCCACCGGCGTGCAGAGCGGCAACAACGACGTGCAGTGCGTGCAGAACGCCGTGCAGCAGGAGGCTGGCAAGGCGCAGTACAACCAGTACGGCAACAACTACAACATCCAGCAGATAGCGCAGACGTGTGACATAAGCGTCACTCAGGTACAGAGCATCATAAGCTCTGTGAGCAGCTCTGCTCCTGCCAGCAGCACGCCGGCCAGCTCCCAGTACTCCAGCAGCAGCGGGGCTTCCTCCTCTGCTGCGGCTGCGACCAGCGTGCTTCCGAACACCGGTGGTGCTTCGGTGGTTGCGCTCGGTGCTGGTGCGCTCCTGGTTGGTGGTGGTCTCGTCGCCCGCAGGATGCTGAGGTAG
- a CDS encoding tetratricopeptide repeat protein, giving the protein MILRVSAGILVGVLFVLAILIRLSDHYISEEQRLVAAGDHRGAEQSIRKAALLDPFSPEPMELQAYLEQSRGDNQAAAQALREAIARDPNNFVPYLLLGNLQASRLNDLRDAERSYREALRLNPHATVASNALAQVLLRENRLKAAGRIYQRLADDHKITIEGLYDLGRIYVRTGKPEEGLKYIRQAGYRLKNAMKGTRGTERAQLEELRKSMELAMADALVVEGRFGRARHLLQYSSADQAPAILRLLNTDPEGYRKQVENSAIY; this is encoded by the coding sequence GTGATTCTGAGAGTCTCTGCCGGGATCCTGGTGGGCGTGCTGTTCGTGCTCGCCATCTTGATAAGGCTCTCCGACCACTACATAAGCGAGGAGCAGCGCCTGGTTGCCGCGGGGGATCACCGGGGGGCCGAGCAGAGCATAAGGAAGGCTGCCCTGCTCGACCCCTTCAGTCCGGAGCCGATGGAGCTGCAGGCTTACCTCGAGCAGTCACGGGGCGACAATCAGGCCGCCGCGCAGGCGTTGAGAGAGGCCATAGCGCGCGACCCCAACAACTTCGTGCCCTATCTCCTGCTCGGTAACCTGCAGGCATCGAGGCTCAACGATCTCCGGGACGCGGAGAGGTCGTACAGGGAGGCGCTCAGGCTCAACCCGCACGCCACGGTAGCGAGCAACGCGCTAGCACAGGTGCTGCTGCGGGAGAACAGGCTCAAGGCCGCCGGTCGGATCTACCAGCGGCTCGCTGACGACCACAAGATCACCATCGAAGGTCTCTACGACCTCGGCAGGATCTACGTGCGTACCGGGAAGCCGGAAGAGGGTCTGAAGTATATACGCCAGGCCGGCTACCGGCTGAAGAACGCCATGAAGGGCACCCGGGGAACCGAGAGAGCCCAGCTCGAGGAGCTCCGAAAGTCGATGGAGCTGGCGATGGCCGACGCGCTCGTGGTCGAGGGCAGGTTCGGCAGAGCCAGGCATCTGCTGCAGTACAGCAGCGCAGACCAGGCACCGGCCATACTGCGGCTGCTCAACACAGACCCCGAAGGATACCGCAAGCAGGTGGAGAACAGTGCCATCTACTGA
- a CDS encoding O-antigen ligase family protein, with translation MSRDHTVQEGYPTPTKDKGAGRSLAAYRAFILDVLLAVTCYGMIREGLYTEQLWLPVAAGIFALLFVTLFVGRYLEGITGPGWVLTALLAVLAGVKGVSLLWTASDILTVEETMRSSMYLATFLLSSGALCRRWQPGIFTDLVVLAVLPVCIYGLLQKAEPIRYPVTSIGGVRVDSTLGYANTTAIVMAMAVLLILARMSQVRNALLRGLYAVFALAYLTTLYLTVSRGGLGSMVIGVVVLLALTGRRLGTLVNLVLLAVPGLWLVRQINHTRGLMENVPDPQKLAAAGAFRTDLALALVAAFVLQLLYALLANRYSPGARVRRLIGAAVVCCALLGLLVGAGVLVEQHGGPVATYQALVNNPDSTRNVSDRLTSASIGFRKDYWEVAWQEWKAHPLTGSGAGTFQYTWLKHRPDYQGVKQVHNLYLEQGTETGLFAFLAIVGFAVYLVFHTVRQTLRADPAGERRLLLAGMSSAIVAYLVSSAFEWHWYIPSSTLLFFTLAGVAVKLASMREWDPGEEEP, from the coding sequence ATGAGCAGGGATCACACGGTGCAGGAGGGCTACCCGACACCCACCAAGGACAAGGGAGCCGGGCGTTCCCTCGCCGCCTACAGGGCGTTCATACTCGACGTTCTGCTCGCGGTGACCTGCTACGGCATGATAAGGGAAGGCCTCTACACCGAGCAGCTCTGGCTGCCGGTTGCGGCGGGCATCTTCGCGCTACTGTTCGTGACGCTCTTCGTGGGGCGCTACCTCGAGGGGATAACCGGTCCCGGGTGGGTCCTCACAGCCCTTCTGGCGGTGCTGGCGGGTGTCAAGGGAGTCTCGCTGCTGTGGACGGCCAGCGACATACTGACGGTCGAGGAGACGATGCGTTCCTCGATGTACCTGGCAACCTTCCTGCTCTCGTCGGGCGCGCTCTGTCGCCGCTGGCAGCCCGGCATCTTCACGGACCTCGTGGTGCTTGCGGTGCTCCCCGTCTGCATCTACGGGCTCCTGCAGAAGGCCGAGCCGATAAGATACCCTGTAACCTCGATCGGCGGCGTCCGGGTGGACTCCACGCTCGGCTACGCCAACACCACCGCCATCGTGATGGCGATGGCGGTGCTGCTCATCCTGGCCCGGATGAGCCAGGTGAGAAACGCGCTGTTGCGTGGTCTGTACGCGGTCTTCGCCCTGGCCTATCTCACCACGCTCTACCTCACCGTCTCGCGCGGTGGGCTGGGTTCGATGGTGATAGGGGTGGTGGTGCTGCTGGCACTCACCGGCCGCAGGCTCGGCACGCTGGTCAACCTGGTGCTCCTGGCGGTCCCGGGGCTGTGGCTAGTCCGGCAGATCAACCACACCCGGGGACTCATGGAGAACGTCCCGGACCCGCAGAAGCTCGCCGCGGCCGGGGCGTTCCGCACCGACCTCGCGCTGGCGCTCGTCGCGGCGTTCGTGCTGCAGCTGCTGTATGCGCTCCTGGCGAACCGATACTCGCCCGGCGCCAGGGTTCGGCGCCTCATCGGGGCGGCGGTGGTCTGCTGCGCCCTGCTTGGGCTCCTGGTCGGGGCGGGGGTGCTGGTCGAGCAGCATGGCGGCCCGGTGGCCACCTACCAGGCCCTCGTCAACAACCCCGACTCGACCAGGAACGTCAGCGACCGGCTGACCTCGGCGAGCATAGGGTTCAGGAAGGACTACTGGGAGGTTGCCTGGCAGGAGTGGAAGGCTCACCCGCTTACGGGATCGGGGGCCGGCACCTTCCAGTACACCTGGCTCAAACACCGCCCGGACTACCAGGGGGTCAAACAGGTGCACAACCTCTACCTGGAGCAGGGGACGGAGACCGGGCTCTTCGCCTTCCTCGCGATCGTGGGCTTCGCGGTGTACCTCGTCTTCCACACGGTGCGGCAGACGCTGCGGGCGGACCCGGCGGGCGAGCGGAGGCTGCTCCTGGCCGGGATGTCCTCCGCGATCGTCGCCTACCTGGTCTCTTCGGCGTTCGAGTGGCACTGGTACATCCCCTCCTCCACCCTGCTCTTCTTCACGCTGGCCGGGGTGGCGGTGAAGCTGGCCTCCATGCGTGAGTGGGACCCCGGTGAGGAAGAACCCTGA
- a CDS encoding sulfotransferase, whose product MRAARLAERALSGLYVDVGGGEEDSVFLAGSGRSGTTWLAEALCARGGCRLVFEPFFPGRVGIVHHFSSRQYLRPGDIRPEYLEPARAIVTGGVRDRWIDRFHKSFVARRRVIKDIRANLLLGWLHHNFPEMPLILVIRHPCAVAASRLSLGWRANLEEVLSQQELLEDFLWPFEREIRRAGTPFERHVFLWCVDNYVPLVQFGPDELQVVFYEELLSDPENALARLFRALGEERPPDRVLRSLRRPSATRFPVGAGKVRVSAAEFGRAARILSLFGLAGIYDEAGRPDRAELVRFMQGEVTFRRAGAK is encoded by the coding sequence GTGCGGGCCGCCCGGCTGGCAGAACGGGCTCTCTCCGGACTCTACGTCGACGTGGGAGGCGGCGAGGAAGACTCCGTCTTCCTCGCCGGGAGCGGACGCAGCGGCACAACCTGGCTCGCGGAGGCGCTGTGCGCCCGCGGCGGCTGCAGGCTCGTCTTCGAGCCCTTCTTCCCCGGGCGGGTCGGGATCGTCCACCATTTCTCGAGCAGGCAGTACCTGCGCCCCGGCGACATCCGACCGGAGTACCTGGAGCCCGCGCGGGCCATCGTCACAGGAGGCGTCCGCGACCGGTGGATCGACCGATTCCACAAGAGCTTTGTCGCCCGCCGCCGCGTGATAAAGGATATCCGGGCGAATCTGCTCTTGGGCTGGCTGCACCACAACTTTCCGGAGATGCCGCTCATCCTCGTCATCCGCCACCCCTGTGCGGTTGCTGCCTCGCGGCTCTCCCTGGGCTGGCGCGCCAATCTCGAAGAGGTGCTCTCGCAGCAAGAGCTGCTGGAGGACTTCCTCTGGCCGTTCGAGCGTGAGATACGCCGCGCCGGGACTCCCTTCGAGCGGCATGTCTTCCTCTGGTGCGTAGACAACTACGTACCGCTCGTGCAGTTCGGCCCGGACGAGCTGCAGGTGGTCTTCTACGAGGAGCTCCTCTCCGACCCTGAGAACGCCCTCGCGCGCCTCTTCCGCGCGCTGGGGGAGGAGCGGCCCCCCGACAGAGTATTGCGGAGTCTGCGGAGGCCCTCGGCGACGAGATTCCCGGTGGGGGCAGGAAAGGTGAGGGTGAGTGCGGCGGAGTTCGGGCGGGCCGCGCGTATACTCTCGCTCTTCGGGCTCGCGGGCATCTACGACGAGGCCGGCAGGCCCGACAGGGCCGAACTGGTACGTTTCATGCAGGGCGAGGTGACCTTCCGCCGTGCAGGGGCGAAATAG
- a CDS encoding glycosyltransferase has translation MVLLAGVRWDFLWQRHHELAVRFARAGYRTVFVETTGFSRPRPDARALARRFLGLRRGSSKEPALTVHAPRTLPPTNPIFRAADRLLLAPRLAENLRAVSGPSPIVIAYLPTWTTLYLASRLSPGLLVYDLCDDYAAFPGTPPGVEESERELLGRSDLVLCTSEVLLQKARRVRPDAVLCGPAVDCGRFASLRRAEPVRRVRTVCFFGDIAAHRLDLGVLEEVVRSGFVFRLIGRMDRCSRRLLRIPGIDYRGEVSYEELPRVLRGVDAFVLPYRSGRLTRAIFPAKTYECLATGLPVVASPLPAFAGLEDAVYLARDPREFIGTLRSLGSLETLQKARRRISLAEENSWEARFSQIEGLLWEQIRRRG, from the coding sequence GTGGTCCTGCTCGCGGGAGTCCGGTGGGACTTCCTCTGGCAACGCCATCATGAGCTCGCCGTTCGCTTCGCCCGGGCCGGCTACCGGACGGTCTTCGTCGAGACGACGGGCTTCTCGCGCCCGCGCCCGGACGCCCGGGCACTCGCGAGGAGGTTTCTCGGTCTCAGGAGAGGATCATCCAAAGAACCCGCCCTCACCGTACACGCTCCGCGCACCCTCCCGCCGACGAACCCCATCTTCAGGGCCGCCGACCGGCTCCTCCTCGCCCCCCGGCTCGCGGAGAACCTGCGCGCCGTGTCCGGCCCCTCCCCTATCGTCATCGCCTACCTGCCGACCTGGACCACGCTGTACCTCGCCTCGAGACTCTCTCCCGGGCTTCTGGTATACGACCTCTGCGACGACTACGCGGCCTTCCCCGGGACCCCTCCAGGGGTCGAAGAGAGCGAGCGGGAGCTGCTCGGGCGCTCGGATCTCGTGCTGTGCACCTCCGAAGTTCTGCTGCAGAAGGCGCGGAGGGTGAGGCCGGATGCCGTCCTCTGCGGCCCGGCGGTCGACTGCGGACGCTTCGCGTCCCTGAGGAGGGCGGAGCCCGTCCGTCGGGTGCGCACCGTATGCTTCTTCGGGGACATCGCCGCCCACCGGCTGGATCTGGGGGTGCTGGAGGAAGTCGTGAGGTCTGGGTTCGTCTTCAGGCTCATCGGCAGGATGGACCGGTGCTCTCGACGCCTGCTGCGAATCCCCGGCATCGACTACCGGGGAGAGGTCTCCTACGAGGAGCTTCCCAGGGTCCTGCGGGGGGTGGACGCCTTCGTCCTGCCCTACCGTTCGGGGAGGCTCACCCGTGCCATCTTTCCGGCCAAGACCTACGAGTGCCTGGCCACCGGGCTCCCCGTCGTCGCCTCCCCGCTGCCCGCCTTCGCGGGCCTGGAAGACGCCGTCTATCTAGCGCGCGATCCCCGGGAGTTCATCGGGACGCTGCGCAGCCTCGGCAGCCTGGAGACGCTCCAGAAAGCACGGAGGAGAATATCTCTCGCCGAAGAGAACTCCTGGGAGGCGCGATTCTCCCAGATCGAGGGGTTGCTGTGGGAGCAGATACGAAGGAGAGGGTAG
- a CDS encoding WecB/TagA/CpsF family glycosyltransferase, which translates to MGADTKERVDILGVGVDPLEVGELHRRLARAVRRGEHALFLNVNAHALNLLYEDEELRSFFGRAQVVFCDGAGVMLAARLLGRRIPERITYADWIWRLASLATAEGFTLYFLGGRPGVADEAARNLRRLNPGLEVRGTHHGHFDHRSGSPQNEAVIKQINAASPDILLVGMGMPLQERWLMENWERIDARVALTGGAVFDYASGRLRRGPRLLTDNGLEWLARLFIEPRRLWRRYLIGNPLFLWRVLGQRWRGHTHGG; encoded by the coding sequence GTGGGAGCAGATACGAAGGAGAGGGTAGACATACTCGGCGTAGGCGTCGACCCACTCGAGGTCGGCGAGCTGCACAGAAGGCTCGCGCGTGCCGTCCGTCGGGGAGAGCACGCGCTCTTTCTCAACGTCAACGCCCACGCTTTGAACCTGCTCTATGAGGATGAGGAGCTCAGGAGTTTCTTCGGCCGGGCGCAGGTAGTCTTCTGCGACGGGGCCGGGGTGATGCTCGCGGCCCGCCTCCTCGGGAGGCGCATACCGGAGAGGATCACCTACGCCGATTGGATCTGGCGTCTCGCCTCCCTCGCCACCGCCGAGGGGTTCACACTCTACTTCCTCGGAGGACGGCCCGGGGTCGCCGACGAAGCCGCCCGCAACCTGCGCCGCCTGAACCCGGGCCTCGAGGTCCGCGGCACCCATCACGGCCACTTCGACCACCGCAGCGGCAGCCCGCAGAACGAAGCCGTGATAAAGCAGATAAACGCCGCATCCCCGGACATCCTGCTCGTCGGGATGGGGATGCCGCTGCAGGAGCGCTGGCTGATGGAGAACTGGGAACGCATCGACGCCCGGGTCGCCCTCACCGGCGGGGCGGTCTTCGACTACGCCTCCGGGCGGCTGCGTCGGGGGCCGAGGCTGCTGACGGACAACGGCCTCGAGTGGCTCGCCCGGCTCTTCATCGAGCCCCGCCGCCTCTGGCGGCGTTACCTGATCGGCAACCCCCTCTTCCTCTGGCGGGTGCTCGGCCAGAGGTGGCGTGGACACACGCACGGGGGATAG